In Camelina sativa cultivar DH55 chromosome 13, Cs, whole genome shotgun sequence, the genomic window TCAGGAGAATAACTGATTCGGGTAATTGGTTGCGTCACTTACTGCTTCCAGTTCTGCAGTCACGAATCGAACAGATACGAAAGCAGAGGGGCCACGACTGCTACACTTAAACTGTTTCCAAGCATCGCGTATCTGCACAAAAGAGGAATTCATGAATTTCTTTTTACAGTGTAGTTATAGTTATAGAGGGGTGGATTCAGACTCCACATTTCAAACAGTAGTGAGAATGAGAAATAAGGGTATCAATGTATAATGGTGTTGAATTCTATATTGGAATAATGTACATAATCTATATATGTAGTAGCGTTTTCTGTTTTGTGAGTTATGATATGAAGCAGCGTACCTTTGACGAAGGCTTATGTGCTTGGGGAACTCAAAATCCTCAGGGAATGAGTGAAAGTTAGCTACCTAATCAAACAGAAACCAAATATCATTTTTCACTGAAATGAAAGCTGATCCATCTCATAAACGAGGCATtggtagtaaaaaaaaatctgtgcTTAACCTCTCTCGGGGTGAAGTATCTAAGCCGTTGCTCCTTCAAACAAGATTCTTTCCCCTTGATTTTTGGCTGCGTGGTCACGGATTCACGATAAGCATATCTTTTCACTTGCAGCAAGGAAAATGATATTGTCTACTTGATGGAAGAACATACCTGGACAGTTGCCAAGAGGGAACCAGTGCCTTTCACATATCGATAAtaactctttgtgaaacaacaGCACCTCTTTGAATCAGGGTAAACAATGTCCATTGCGTTTCCCCATCTTTCTATCAAACTCACTGGTACTAGATATTGATCTACAGAGTCTGGGACAGAATCGTCTTCTTGTCCATTACAATCTTTGGACCGATTCTCAGAGTCATCAAAACTACTTGGCTCGCCATCAACTTGCGCAGCTGACTCGAGAAACTTCTCTACTGGTTTGCAAAACTGAAGTAATTTATCCAGTCCCTCTTCTGTTTGGCAATTTCCAAACTCCACCTGATCATCACGCCCATATAACGGGTCTGGAGACCAGAGTAGTTTGTAATTACTGTGTTGGGAGTTAAATGGCAGAGGCTTTCTTTTTGCCTACAACGTAACCAGAAAAACCAAATGATTTCGAAGTTTATACACCTTCATAATCAGCATATACTTGTACATTCTCAGAGTACTACTAGAAATAACAGTTTTGGATACACAGATTTGCAACAAATGGTACTACGTATTTACAAGGTAAAGAGAACGTACCAGACAAAAATAACGTGGTCTTGAATACGGCACACCAAACTGCAACGGACTCAAAATAAACTCTTGTGTGACATAATCTAATTTTGTTAACGTATCGATCATTTCCATATGCGTATCCGACGTCTGCACCAACAAACACCACCCAATAAGCAAAAAATGTGGCGAAATTACCAGAAGATAATCTGTTTATAACTCCAGCTGGTAAGCAGAGGCAAACACAAACCTCAAACCCAACAACATTCTCTACAAATAACATCTGAGGAGGCTTAGTTGTATGCGGTATAAGCTCAAGAATCCTGAGAAACGAAAATGCCCGAGCATCACCAGAGTGTTTCTGAAGGCCTAACCACAAAAACTGTTTAGTATCCTCCAACACAATCCCCCACAGATAAACAAGTAAcaacagagaaaaaagaaatcacCTTGACGAGTATAAGGTTGACAAGGAGGAGAAAGAAGCCAAGCATCTGCATTATACTTATCTAAATCACCAGCAGTGAGACTCTGAATATTTCcctatgaaacaaaaaaaccaagtCATGGCCTAAGTCACACACAAATCAATAATTTGCAAATGTAACAATGCCTTGCATCAACCATAAACctcaaccaaaatcaaatagcATAGGTTCTTTATAAGTTCTTCAACAGAGAGATTGAAATTTAAAACAGGAAcactaaagaacaaagaaggAACCTGATAGGGACGGTGTTTGAAATTATGCTGATAAACATCATTAGCAGAATCATTGATCTCAAAAGCTTCTACTACTTCTGCGACTACGCCCGACGCCGTCAAAGAGTATCTCTAAGAGCAAAACGACatataaattagggttttagaaaCAGAGTAGACTACATTACACCATAAACAAAATATCAAGAATTCCACTGTAGAGTGTTTACCATCCCACCGATTCCACTGTAGAACTCGAGAACTCGCCATGGCTTCTTCTCATTGATTCTCGGCAAGCCTAGTTCCGCCAtggcttctttcttcttcttcttcttctctgcttaattttgggagttttttttatttatttttctttaattcgtTTGGGTTAAGAAATTAAACACTTTATTTTATTGTTCGGTTTACTGATAGAACCATACCAATCTTGTTCGGTTTACTGATAGAACCATACCAATCTTGTTCGGTTTACTGATAGAACCATCTATATGAAGGATATTTTGGGTTCTACGGTTCTacccttttaattttgtttatttataattttagtcCCTACAAAATTGCATTAAAAGCAATAAGTAAATTATGGtaaattgacaaaaaattttcttttatagaaactaattaattctacTTAAATTCCTTATTTATAGcaaatttcttttctatatatgtgtccaaaaataaaataaaaaataaaaaatcaatcattaaaatatttacactgaaaaataaacaatcagttaaattaagtaattatatatcaaacaaaacaataatagtattattttaaataaataaaaaatattattctgattaattatacattatacaaacagttataattcataattttagtgttttattctgataaaattataatactttaagaaTACTTGTATCACctcttaaatattaaaaattaaaatatgtaattttataactaaattaaataccgctaaaatcaaacatcattataaataaaattaaataattgtcatGTGGTGTACCACAGGTTAAATCCTtgtgttttccaaaaaaaaaaagaatttgtcgTTTTCCTTGCTCAATTAGCAACAAAAACCCTCAAAGTAACCAATATTTACAAAAGGACAATTCTTGGgtttcacccctaggggtgaaccactcttattcaccccctttaaattaaggaaacaaatcttaattaaggaaataaattctgtagatcaatcaattttaaaattattaatttaaatattatattacagtttttaattattacatctaaactctaaccactcttttataaatccaaaccaacatataattttgtttaattgtaaaatctaaaccctaaacattcttttataaacccaaaccgacatataattttgtttaattgtaaaatctaaaccctaaacattcttttataaacccaaaccgacatataattttgtttaattgtaaaatctaaaccctaaacattcttttataaacccaaaccgacatataatttcatttaattgtaaaatctaaaccctaaccactcttttgtaaacccaaaccgacatataattttgtttaattataaaatttaaatcctaaccattctttataaacttaaactgatataaaaattttaaaattacaaattaaaactataatcctcttttataacccaaaccgacataatttccttaataaaagatctacataatttgtttccttaatttgtattatctttttattttaattttaattttttttaatatgatatgacatggcatattgttgtattctgattggttaattaagagggggtgaatgagagttgttcacccctaggggtgaacccaagaatttttctttGCAAAATAGCACCTAccttacaaaaataaaacagaaatcaGTAATTATGAGAATAAACCTAAAGAAAAAAGTGAGTTTTGTTGTAAAACAAGGATGGTGGATCTTCCATAACCTGCCCATACATGTCCTAGTGTGTAAGGCCCATGGTCGAAGGGCCATTGCCTATTTCCTATTCCTAGTCGGTTTTGTATTAAGGGTTTgtctatccctatatatatgtaacattcaATTGAGTTAATAAGAATAAGAAGGGAAAACCTCATTCGAGTTTCTCtaagtttacaacacgttatcagcacgatagcccTAAACCCCAACTGAGAAAAAGTTCCTAACCCTAAAACCGCTGCCGCACATAGAGTCCCTGTTCGTCCAAGCTCGGCGATCAGCTTCCGTTCGTGTTCGTGGTCGACTCCTGTTTGTGATCGGTTCTTGTTCGTGTCTAGGCCGAGGTTCGTGATCAAGCTCAAAGTAAATCTGAGGTCATTAGCTCCCGGATCAATTCCAGTCAACCTCCAAACGGTGGAAGGTAAATAAATCAAACCTCCTTAGAATATATGAATCGAACATGATCTCTTAAATCTAatagaaccctaaaatctacaagtaaacaatcaacaaacaaaaaaccctaaGCCTTGaaatcctaaaaccctaaaaccctaaaactttaaaatccgATTATTGAGGTTTAGGATTGCTTAGATTGTTTGCAATTAAACTAATTATGATATGTTTAAAATCtcattgtgtttgattgtttgattgtttgcttgttgCATGTGAACCTTAGAACTAGAGacctaaaatcaaaattcatagagaaaaatataaatctgtTTGTTCTAAGTTAAAATCTGATTatctttgattgtttgtttaaaatcaaaaccctaaaatcagaTCCTAAAATCGGAACCCTAAgaaaaatatttcctaaaaactTTGTCCTCATcctaaacaagaaaaatgaaaatttaagaaaaaggaaaaacttaGTAAAAGGAAAACATTGCATGCTAGATTATAATTGTTGTCTAGGGTTGTTGTTTTCACGCATGTTAAACCACGAAATAATGAAAGAAAGGCATgacatgtttcggtctcaaatactgCATGGCCTAAGTTTAATTGAatggcatgtttcggtctcaaatactgCATGGCCTAAGTTTATTTGgatggcatggttcggtctcaaataccgcatggcctagtttaatttgattgcatggttcggtcttaaatatcGTATGCTAATGATCGGATGCATATTTTGTATTGTGTAGATGGCAAAGCTCAACAATCTCCAATACTCGGCCCTTAACGTTTCTGGAGACAACTATCTccaatgggcattggacactaagatcaacctgaaatcaaaggatCTTTGCGAATGCATTGAAGATAATAATGAGTGCACTGAAAAGAGTAAATATAAGGCGATATTACATATACGCCATcatcttgctgagagtctcaagaaccagtaccttaccatagaagatcctcttgagctttggacagagttgaaaaacagatatggacaccaaaaaaCGGTGCTCCTACCTAAAGCTCAATTcaattggaaaaacctaaggatccatgattttaaatccgtggatgaatataattcagagctatttaagatagtctcgattttaaaattatgtggtaaggaggttactgaggaggacttgctagagaagacattctcaacctttcacaccaataacatactgtttcagcaacagtatcgtgaaaagggttttaagacatatgcaagcctcatctcttgtttgctacttgctgagcaaaacaatgagctaTTATTGATGAACAGTTCAATGAGGCCTCCTGGATCTACCCCCTTACTAGAGGCTCTCAAGGTTGACATGACTAAGAAAGAGCATAAAGAGCCCAAGGAGACCAAAGAGTCTAACTACGTCCATAGGGATAAATATCATGGTTGTGGCCATGGTGGAAGAGAACGTGGTGGTTATGGCCGTGGGAACCGGTCCAACTTCGGTCGTGACCGTGGTAGAGGCCGCGAAATATTCAAACCGCCACATaaggctaaatcggtttgtcaccgatgtggaaTGTCGAATCATTGGGCCAAGACATGCAGAACACCTAAGCATCTcattgatctctatcaagagagtttgaaaaaggatccagaagctaacttggttcatctcgatggtgaaggagatttcaaccatgagaatgatgaccaattggaATATGAAACTTCTGATTGCCTAAAAGAGGATAATTAAACATtggttgttttatttattttaattctctatgttttatgactttggattttattgaattataattttggtttaaattcaattattttatttccttcattataaaattatttgtttatgaatTCTTGTCCATtttagaaatggctgaggacaagaacatacGTGTGGTTgatagtggatcaagccacacgattttgaaggataagagatattttgttaatctcattatgaaaaatgccaatattagcacaattgcgggtatagcaagcctaattgaaggctacggccagacTCATAATttattacctaatggcacacatcttgaaataagtgatgccctatattcacccagctcaaagagaagcttattaagttttaaagacattcgtttgaatgatctacatgttgaaactaagggtgaaggaaaccaagagttcctacaTATTACTGAAATTACCCAAGGATCTAAGAGAATCCTAGAGTCTATACCCGCCCTAGCCATTGGTCTTtgccatgctaagattaatatgatagaggctaatttggaaatgaataaaatgttcaatgaacaattcactttatggcatgaccggcttcgccatccgggttctaacatgatgcgtaagctgaTAATAAACTCTAAAAGGGCACactctaaaagagagaagagttataCCTAAGAATCTCACGTTTATAGCATGTGCACAAGAAAAACTCATTATAAagccatcaccagtaaaagtcactaaAGAGACTTAAAACTTTCTAGAAAGAATACAAGgggatatatgtggaccaatacacccaccttgtgggacgtttagatattttatggtccttattgatgcatcgaccagatggtcgcatgtttgcttaTTATCAACTAGAAACCTTGTGTTTGCTATATTGTTAGCCCAGCTCATAAGActaagagcacactttccagatttttcACTTAAGattatacgtctagataatgctggtgaatttacatcggAAGCGTTTAATAAATATTGTTTGTCAATAGGGCTGAGTGTGTAACATCCTGTGgaacatgtccatacacaaaatggattatcTGAATTCTTTATTAAACGGATCCATCCAattaattgctcgaccattactcatgaggtcgcagcttcctgtgtcggcttggggacacgcagtatttCATGCAgtagagcttatacgcatcaggccatctagtgagcataaatattcaccatcccaattatgaacgggtcatgagccagacataccTCATCTAAAAACATTCGGGTGTGTCGTTTATGTACCAATTGCTCCACCATAGAGAACTAATATGAGACCTCAAAGGAGTATGggaatatattttggatatgattctcccaccattattaagtatcttgagccaattacgggtgatttatttaaggctagatacgcggattgtcattTTGATGAAACCGATTTTCCTAaattgggtggagagacaaacaagctggtcaaagaaatttcatggaatcaaacatccttaaattggcaagatcctcggactctagcatgtgatccAGAGGTCctaaagattatacatttgcaaaagctagctaatcaattgctaaattcctttgctgaccctaagagagtaataaaatcgtacataccagcttgtaatgcaccagtacataatgatgttcaaaaggaacacaatagtcaagttgctacagagtctaaggcatgtttgaaacgtggtagaccaataggttccaaagataagaaccctcagaaatctaagaaaggtgcaaataaaaccgaggttaaggaaattatagacatgaccgcggcaaatcctaaggtaccgaaTGATGTTTGGGatgctgaacctcaaggtcctgatggtattgataataatgagatctcaatcaattatatcatgtctggaattcaatggaaccggaaagatgtcgacatcgatgaaatatttgcatacaaggtagcaattgaaataaattaggatcatgaacccacgtctatattaaagtgcactcaaagtaaagattggttaaaatggaaagaagtcATTGACGTGAAGTtgaattcattaaagaaaatgaatgtgtttggtccgatcttaaggacaccattcgatataaagccagttggacataagtgggtctttgtaagaaagagaaatgagaataatgaaatcgtgagatataaggcacagCTTGTAGCACAaagattctctcaaagacctggaatagattatgaggaaaCATACTCCCCtatgatggatgcaacgacttttagatttctaataagtctggctataagagaaaaactggatttgcgttTAATGGATGTTGTGACCGCATAtctatatggtccactggatgaTGAGATATATATGACATTACCAAAGGGTATTGAACTCAAAGATAAGAacggttctcgagaacaatactgcataaggctaaacaaattccgttatggactgaaacaaagtgggcgtatgtggtacaatagattgAGTGAGTACCTAACaaaagaaggctataagaatgatctcatcagtccatgtatttttataaagaagtttgcaaacaaagggtttgtaatcatagcagtatatgtggatgatttgaatatcctaggaacctctgggaaaatcgcccaaacagtcgaatatctaaagaaagaatttgagatgaaagacctaggcaagactaAATTCTGTTTGAGATTGCAGCTTGattacataaatgatggaatccttgtgcatcaaatggcatatactgaaaaggtactcaagaggtttaatatggaccaagctcacccattgcctAGCCCAATNNNNNNNNNNNNNNNNNNNNNNNNNNNNNNNNNNN contains:
- the LOC104736574 gene encoding tRNA (cytosine(38)-C(5))-methyltransferase-like, with amino-acid sequence MAELGLPRINEKKPWRVLEFYSGIGGMRYSLTASGVVAEVVEAFEINDSANDVYQHNFKHRPYQGNIQSLTAGDLDKYNADAWLLSPPCQPYTRQGLQKHSGDARAFSFLRILELIPHTTKPPQMLFVENVVGFETSDTHMEMIDTLTKLDYVTQEFILSPLQFGVPYSRPRYFCLAKRKPLPFNSQHSNYKLLWSPDPLYGRDDQVEFGNCQTEEGLDKLLQFCKPVEKFLESAAQVDGEPSSFDDSENRSKDCNGQEDDSVPDSVDQYLVPVSLIERWGNAMDIVYPDSKRCCCFTKSYYRYVKGTGSLLATVQPKIKGKESCLKEQRLRYFTPREVANFHSFPEDFEFPKHISLRQRYAMLGNSLSVAVVAPLLSYLFDS